Proteins encoded within one genomic window of Hyalangium minutum:
- a CDS encoding MbnP family copper-binding protein: protein MTRPLERILLLVLTALAASGCGDDEPNHPDDGPIDVALTFKPRVGTQPFACGQTYTGLGTTGTTYEPKDFRLYVHNVRLINQASEEVPLALTDDGAWQKEGVVLLDFEDKTGLCANGTQAMNDRIVGTAPRGNYVGLRFTVGMPFEKNHQDASIASAPFNVSTLFWGWAGGYKFIRLDGRTSGLPTGHNLHLGSTECQTSGPNQVTSCQRPNRFDVELSNFDPTGASGVVLDVAALFAGSNMDTNQAQTAPGCMSEGTDEDCAPIFQRLGLGFGSAQGTPSAQTFFRKE, encoded by the coding sequence GTGACGCGCCCTCTCGAAAGAATCCTGCTGCTGGTCCTCACCGCTCTTGCGGCTTCCGGGTGTGGAGATGACGAGCCCAATCATCCCGATGACGGCCCCATCGACGTGGCCCTTACCTTCAAGCCCCGCGTAGGCACCCAACCCTTCGCCTGTGGGCAGACGTACACGGGCTTGGGGACCACGGGCACCACCTACGAGCCCAAAGACTTCCGGCTCTACGTGCACAACGTGCGGCTGATCAACCAGGCCTCCGAGGAAGTGCCTCTGGCGCTGACGGACGACGGAGCCTGGCAGAAGGAAGGGGTGGTGCTGCTCGACTTCGAGGACAAGACGGGCCTGTGCGCCAACGGGACCCAGGCGATGAACGACCGCATCGTGGGCACGGCTCCGAGAGGCAACTACGTGGGTCTGCGCTTCACCGTGGGCATGCCCTTCGAGAAGAACCACCAGGACGCGTCCATTGCCAGCGCGCCCTTCAACGTCAGCACACTCTTCTGGGGCTGGGCCGGGGGCTACAAGTTCATCCGCCTGGACGGGCGCACCTCGGGGCTGCCCACCGGGCACAACCTCCACCTGGGCAGCACCGAGTGCCAGACGTCCGGCCCCAACCAGGTCACCTCGTGCCAGCGGCCCAACCGCTTCGACGTGGAGCTCTCCAACTTTGATCCCACCGGAGCGAGCGGTGTGGTGCTGGACGTCGCCGCGCTGTTCGCGGGCTCCAACATGGACACGAACCAGGCCCAGACGGCGCCGGGCTGCATGTCCGAGGGCACGGACGAGGACTGTGCTCCGATCTTCCAACGGCTGGGGCTCGGCTTTGGCAGCGCTCAGGGGACTCCGAGCGCTCAGACCTTCTTCCGAAAGGAGTAG
- the ahcY gene encoding adenosylhomocysteinase has product MAKSASLKRPKNSFAPVHCDIKDPNLAEKGRGRIEWAGRTMPVLLQIQERFLKQQPLKGLRVTACLHVTAETANLMVALKAGGADVSLCASNPLSTQDDVAAALVADYGMQVFAIKGEDNDTYYRHIDMALEGGPHITMDDGADVVGVLHTKRKDLLKDVLGGTEETTTGVIRLRAMAREGVLGYPIVGVNEAKTKHMFDNRYGTGQSTIDGIIRATNRLLAGSVFVVAGYGWCGRGLAMRARGMGADVVVTEINPTTALEAVMDGFRVMPMSEAAKIGDFFCTVTGNIDVIRAEHFEAMKDGAIVCNSGHFNVELDLKALGKLAKSRSFIREFVEEYTLKGGKKIVVLGEGRLINLASAEGHPSSVMDMSFANQALCTEWMVKNHDSLENKVYVVPEHIDQEIARLKLKSLGVKIDTLTKAQAKYLASWDEGT; this is encoded by the coding sequence ATGGCCAAGAGTGCCAGCCTGAAGAGGCCGAAGAACAGCTTTGCTCCGGTGCACTGTGACATCAAAGACCCGAACCTGGCGGAGAAGGGGCGGGGGCGCATCGAGTGGGCCGGGCGGACGATGCCGGTGCTGCTCCAGATTCAGGAGCGCTTCCTGAAGCAACAGCCGCTCAAGGGGCTGCGCGTGACGGCGTGCCTGCACGTCACGGCGGAGACGGCGAACTTGATGGTGGCGCTCAAGGCGGGCGGGGCCGATGTTTCTCTGTGCGCGTCGAACCCGCTGTCCACGCAGGACGACGTGGCCGCCGCGCTGGTGGCGGACTACGGGATGCAGGTCTTCGCCATCAAGGGCGAGGACAACGACACCTACTACCGCCACATCGACATGGCGCTGGAAGGTGGGCCGCACATCACCATGGATGACGGCGCGGACGTGGTGGGCGTGCTGCACACGAAGCGCAAGGATCTGCTGAAGGACGTGCTCGGCGGCACGGAGGAGACGACCACGGGCGTCATCCGCCTGCGGGCGATGGCTCGGGAGGGCGTGCTCGGCTACCCCATCGTCGGGGTGAACGAGGCGAAGACGAAGCACATGTTCGACAATCGGTACGGCACGGGCCAGTCGACGATCGACGGCATCATCCGCGCGACGAACCGGTTGCTGGCGGGCAGCGTCTTCGTGGTGGCGGGCTATGGCTGGTGCGGCCGCGGCCTGGCGATGCGGGCTCGGGGCATGGGCGCGGACGTCGTGGTGACGGAGATCAACCCGACCACGGCGCTCGAGGCGGTGATGGATGGCTTCCGCGTCATGCCGATGAGCGAGGCGGCGAAGATCGGCGACTTCTTCTGCACGGTGACGGGGAACATCGATGTCATTCGCGCCGAGCACTTCGAGGCGATGAAGGACGGGGCGATCGTCTGCAACTCGGGTCACTTCAACGTGGAGCTGGACCTGAAGGCGCTGGGCAAGCTGGCCAAGAGCCGCAGCTTCATCCGCGAGTTCGTGGAGGAGTACACGCTCAAGGGCGGCAAGAAGATCGTCGTGCTGGGCGAGGGCCGGCTCATCAACCTGGCCTCCGCCGAGGGCCACCCGTCGAGCGTGATGGACATGTCCTTCGCCAACCAGGCGCTGTGCACCGAGTGGATGGTGAAGAACCACGACTCGCTGGAGAACAAGGTCTACGTGGTGCCCGAGCACATCGATCAGGAGATCGCCCGGCTCAAGCTGAAGAGCCTCGGCGTGAAGATCGACACGCTGACGAAGGCGCAGGCCAAGTACCTGGCGTCCTGGGACGAAGGCACCTGA
- a CDS encoding ABC transporter ATP-binding protein → MSKNVQGGTSVRNVRFTVSRGEVVGIIGPRGAGKSTLLKMLAGFVTPSSGEGVVAGLSTLMDPFRIKNRVGYAAGDCNLPTRPTPRELLKQRGQLHGVPPLELEARIEAVVNAFELERFVDLPVATLQPDQQQRLNLARALLHDPPALILDEPTHSLDLMGSHFVLMSIRAARDAGKAVLLATRSLSDAEFLCDRVLLMHAGAIVDQGTISEVCAHTGARTFTEAVMRQFPLRTTA, encoded by the coding sequence TTGTCGAAGAACGTCCAGGGAGGCACTTCAGTCCGGAACGTGCGGTTCACCGTGTCCCGCGGCGAGGTGGTGGGCATCATCGGTCCTCGGGGCGCTGGGAAGTCCACGCTGCTGAAGATGCTGGCGGGGTTCGTCACGCCGTCCTCAGGCGAGGGCGTGGTGGCGGGGCTGAGCACCCTGATGGATCCGTTCCGCATCAAAAACCGGGTGGGCTACGCCGCCGGTGACTGCAACCTGCCGACCCGGCCCACGCCTCGCGAGCTGCTCAAGCAGCGCGGCCAACTGCACGGCGTGCCTCCGCTGGAGCTGGAGGCGCGCATCGAAGCGGTGGTGAACGCCTTCGAGCTGGAGCGGTTCGTGGATCTGCCCGTCGCGACGTTGCAACCCGACCAACAGCAGCGGCTCAACCTGGCGCGTGCGCTGCTGCACGATCCTCCGGCGCTCATCCTGGACGAGCCCACCCACTCGTTGGATTTGATGGGCAGCCACTTCGTGCTGATGTCTATCCGGGCCGCGCGCGACGCGGGCAAGGCGGTGCTGCTGGCCACCCGCTCGCTGAGCGATGCCGAGTTCCTGTGCGACCGGGTGCTGCTGATGCACGCCGGCGCCATCGTTGACCAGGGGACCATCTCCGAGGTGTGCGCACACACGGGCGCGCGCACCTTCACCGAGGCCGTGATGCGGCAGTTCCCGCTGCGCACCACCGCTTGA
- the metK gene encoding methionine adenosyltransferase, translated as MPTDFLFTSESVTEGHPDKIADQISDGVLDAILTKDPQGRVAVETLVKTGLAIVAGEVTTTCYVDIPKIVRSTICKIGYTDSSMGYDGHTCGVMVAIEGQSQDIARGVDNKKEQGAGDQGMMFGFACDETPELMPAPLHYAHALTKRLADVRRKQHAWIRPDGKSQVTVEYKDGRPVRIDTVVVSTQHAEDISNKKIHEAIREDVIAKALPAKLLDKKTKYFINPTGRFVVGGPMGDSGVTGRKIIVDTYGGMGRHGGGAFSGKDPSKVDRSAAYMGRYIAKNVVAAGLASRCEVQVSYAIGVADPVSVMVETFGTAKVPEEKIAQAVRQVFSLRPREITEHLDLLRPIYQKTAAYGHFGRSEKEFTWERTDKKDLLREALGGSSRLKAVGSP; from the coding sequence ATGCCTACCGACTTCCTGTTCACGTCTGAATCCGTCACTGAAGGGCACCCGGACAAGATCGCCGATCAGATCTCCGACGGGGTGCTCGATGCCATCCTCACCAAGGATCCGCAGGGCCGCGTGGCCGTGGAGACCCTGGTCAAGACAGGCCTCGCCATCGTCGCGGGAGAGGTGACGACCACCTGTTATGTGGACATCCCGAAGATTGTCCGGAGCACCATCTGCAAGATTGGCTACACGGACAGCTCGATGGGCTACGACGGCCACACCTGCGGCGTCATGGTGGCCATCGAGGGCCAGAGCCAGGACATCGCCCGGGGCGTGGACAACAAGAAGGAGCAGGGCGCCGGTGACCAGGGCATGATGTTCGGCTTCGCGTGCGACGAGACGCCCGAGCTGATGCCCGCTCCGCTGCACTACGCCCACGCGCTCACCAAGCGCCTGGCGGATGTGCGCCGCAAGCAGCACGCGTGGATTCGCCCGGACGGTAAGAGCCAGGTGACGGTGGAGTACAAGGACGGCCGTCCGGTGCGCATCGACACGGTGGTGGTCTCCACGCAGCACGCGGAGGACATCTCCAACAAGAAGATCCACGAGGCCATCCGCGAGGACGTCATCGCCAAGGCGCTCCCGGCGAAGCTGCTGGACAAGAAGACCAAGTACTTCATCAACCCCACGGGCCGGTTCGTGGTGGGTGGCCCCATGGGCGACTCGGGCGTGACGGGCCGGAAGATCATCGTGGACACCTACGGCGGCATGGGCCGTCACGGCGGCGGCGCCTTCTCGGGCAAGGACCCGTCGAAGGTGGACCGCTCGGCGGCGTACATGGGCCGCTACATCGCCAAGAACGTGGTGGCCGCCGGCCTGGCGAGCCGCTGCGAGGTGCAGGTCTCCTACGCCATCGGCGTGGCGGACCCGGTCAGCGTGATGGTGGAGACGTTCGGCACGGCGAAGGTGCCCGAGGAGAAGATCGCCCAGGCGGTGCGCCAGGTGTTCAGTCTGCGTCCCCGCGAGATCACCGAGCACCTCGACCTGCTGCGTCCCATCTACCAGAAGACCGCGGCGTACGGTCACTTCGGCCGGTCGGAGAAGGAGTTCACCTGGGAGCGCACGGACAAAAAGGACCTGCTGCGCGAGGCCCTGGGCGGCAGTTCGCGCCTGAAGGCCGTGGGCAGTCCGTAA
- a CDS encoding ABC transporter substrate-binding protein, whose protein sequence is MNARLRCVPLLAALVLALPAFAAPNEAVSKPVKTVVQSVRYGKDLAALKNFGGEQQAKFLVGEEWEKASEAQRKEFIQLFHNLFAKIAFPKVRDNFKNLASITYEDPEVTGEEAKVASTVVIDHPMKKQELKLKYALAKDKAGWKVVDVAVLGDSMLTGIRDDQVRPLLKEGGWDALLKAMRDKDQELKSVVLK, encoded by the coding sequence ATGAACGCTCGCCTCCGCTGCGTCCCCCTTCTGGCCGCCCTCGTGCTCGCCCTGCCGGCTTTCGCCGCGCCGAACGAGGCGGTCTCCAAGCCCGTGAAGACCGTCGTCCAGTCCGTGCGCTATGGCAAGGACCTGGCCGCCCTCAAGAACTTTGGCGGTGAGCAGCAGGCCAAGTTCCTCGTCGGCGAGGAGTGGGAGAAGGCCTCCGAGGCCCAGCGCAAGGAGTTCATCCAGCTCTTCCACAACCTCTTCGCGAAGATTGCCTTCCCCAAGGTCCGCGACAACTTCAAGAACCTGGCCTCCATCACCTACGAGGACCCTGAAGTAACGGGCGAAGAGGCGAAGGTCGCCTCCACCGTCGTCATCGACCACCCGATGAAGAAGCAGGAGCTCAAGCTCAAGTACGCCCTGGCCAAGGACAAGGCCGGCTGGAAGGTGGTCGACGTGGCGGTGCTCGGAGACTCCATGCTCACCGGCATCCGCGATGATCAGGTCCGCCCGCTCCTCAAGGAGGGTGGCTGGGACGCGCTGCTCAAGGCGATGCGCGACAAGGACCAGGAGCTGAAGTCCGTCGTCCTCAAGTAG
- a CDS encoding MXAN_6521/LA_1396 family lipoprotein, whose product MTKRLALAVGLTTLAACATVKNSFTRPDYEQMDRERVKRLAVVTQPFPAGKQALGELWSLIARQYVNQNRDFLVKANVTLAEPATPEALKAQCVEGIEGVLHLDPQVTATQDGADVAVRARLMRCVDGEDVWSAEAAGSWGASDEKFRERTAQYVQQFGPEVEPFVVPTYKLLQATLDTLPKPKLNDQDIDEKIELGE is encoded by the coding sequence ATGACGAAGCGACTCGCGCTCGCGGTGGGCCTGACCACGCTCGCCGCCTGTGCCACGGTGAAGAACAGCTTCACGCGCCCCGACTACGAGCAGATGGACAGGGAGCGGGTGAAGCGCCTGGCGGTGGTGACGCAGCCGTTCCCCGCCGGCAAGCAGGCCCTGGGCGAGCTGTGGAGCCTCATCGCCCGCCAGTACGTCAACCAGAACCGGGACTTCTTGGTGAAGGCCAACGTCACCCTGGCCGAGCCCGCCACCCCTGAGGCGCTGAAGGCCCAGTGCGTCGAGGGCATCGAGGGCGTGCTCCACCTGGATCCGCAGGTGACGGCCACCCAGGACGGCGCGGACGTGGCCGTGAGGGCCCGGCTCATGCGCTGCGTGGACGGCGAGGACGTCTGGAGCGCCGAGGCCGCGGGCAGCTGGGGCGCGAGCGACGAGAAGTTCCGCGAGCGCACCGCGCAGTACGTGCAGCAGTTCGGCCCCGAGGTGGAGCCCTTCGTCGTCCCCACGTACAAGCTGCTCCAGGCCACGCTCGACACGCTGCCCAAGCCCAAGCTCAACGATCAGGACATCGACGAGAAGATCGAGCTGGGAGAGTAG
- a CDS encoding efflux RND transporter permease subunit, with protein MSTSSHPPNRFALAYAGLMVRRPGTVLLVILALLGISLYGTSKLTINSNQLDLISQELPEVKEVKRIIDMVGGSGYFMLALRSSDEPTLKRVADDIAARLDADKENVRFFTYKIPVEFVQQNMALFIKTEDLAEGKKRISAYMKDQLRRNNPFFIELKKTEPVKLDLQDLISKYSSVGKKSIIDDYYISPDRKMMMILIKPMWDTNELGKTKAYVEKLNKDLAEYSKTNPQGVKLVEDYDAMGDAKTVAYGYTGSYKTAVDDSYAIEESLQPVAVIAFLAILAITIAFFRKWAPTVIVVSGMVIGTIITMGFTYATVGELNMITSILGGILMGFGIDFGIHFVFRTRLELGAGKPYDIAIRDAIINAGRPAAVSAVVTAGSFYVLMVSEFRGFSQFGFLAGSGTLILGLTLFSWSPALLALIGRMNPALPEKLIGTMKPPATINASGKEIRFPRPGLLLGISSVIVAVVCACAIPWSSQEVSASKELPLHERIQHGVRFNYNTRALMPAKQPSVQLQDEIARRFQISSDPIAVYTKTLEEAKEVYDELTGHPEKYKSIDQVVSIYTFVPPPENAKANAKILQEWQEELKEIDVAALPPEMQEKAGIFKKMLEARPFDVNGVPDIYAKQFRHLPETKLENHGFLTFIYPSVDLWDGKLMLQFADETSVIKTASGKEFRSAGAAQLYARLARIVLKDGQLTVILVALWILIMHFADFRSVPLALASVIPLTVGLAMMLGFMSIFDLRLNFMNIIILPILLGFGVSHGLYLLHRFLEGTSPVVALRSVGAAVASSTLTAVSGFAALLAASHIGLRSMGVVACIGLITTLLVSFTVLAAVMQLMHDRRVRKSGQRPPSDGTASGGGSGSETRAA; from the coding sequence ATGAGCACCTCGTCCCACCCCCCAAACCGCTTTGCCCTCGCCTATGCCGGACTGATGGTCCGCAGGCCGGGAACGGTCCTCCTCGTCATCCTCGCGCTGCTGGGCATCTCGCTCTACGGCACGTCCAAGCTGACCATCAACTCGAACCAGCTCGACCTGATCTCTCAGGAGCTGCCCGAGGTGAAGGAGGTCAAGCGCATCATCGACATGGTGGGCGGCAGCGGCTACTTCATGCTCGCGCTGCGCTCCTCGGACGAGCCCACGCTCAAGCGCGTCGCGGATGACATCGCGGCCCGGCTGGATGCGGACAAGGAGAACGTCCGTTTCTTCACCTACAAGATTCCGGTCGAGTTCGTGCAGCAGAACATGGCCCTCTTCATCAAGACGGAGGACCTGGCCGAGGGCAAGAAGCGCATCAGCGCGTACATGAAGGATCAGCTCCGGCGCAACAACCCCTTCTTCATCGAGCTGAAGAAGACCGAGCCCGTGAAGCTCGACCTGCAGGACCTCATCTCGAAGTACTCGAGCGTGGGCAAGAAGAGCATCATCGACGACTACTACATCTCGCCTGACCGCAAGATGATGATGATCCTCATCAAGCCGATGTGGGACACCAACGAGCTCGGCAAGACGAAGGCGTACGTCGAGAAGCTCAACAAGGACCTGGCCGAGTACTCGAAGACGAACCCGCAGGGCGTGAAGCTGGTCGAGGACTACGACGCGATGGGCGACGCGAAGACGGTCGCCTACGGCTACACCGGCTCGTACAAGACGGCGGTGGATGACTCGTACGCCATCGAGGAGTCGCTGCAGCCGGTGGCCGTGATTGCGTTCCTGGCCATCCTCGCCATCACGATTGCCTTCTTCCGCAAGTGGGCGCCCACCGTCATCGTGGTGAGCGGCATGGTGATTGGCACCATCATCACCATGGGCTTCACCTACGCCACCGTGGGTGAGCTCAACATGATCACCAGCATCCTCGGTGGCATCCTGATGGGCTTCGGCATCGACTTCGGCATCCACTTCGTCTTCCGCACGAGGCTGGAGCTGGGCGCGGGCAAGCCGTACGACATCGCCATCCGGGACGCGATCATCAACGCGGGCCGCCCCGCCGCGGTGTCCGCGGTGGTGACGGCGGGCTCGTTCTACGTGCTGATGGTCAGCGAGTTCCGCGGCTTCAGCCAGTTCGGCTTCCTGGCCGGCAGCGGCACGCTCATCCTCGGCCTGACGCTGTTCTCCTGGAGCCCGGCGCTGCTGGCGCTCATCGGCCGCATGAACCCGGCGCTGCCCGAGAAGCTCATCGGCACCATGAAGCCGCCGGCCACCATCAACGCCTCGGGCAAGGAGATCCGCTTCCCGCGCCCCGGGCTGCTGCTGGGCATCAGCTCCGTCATCGTCGCCGTGGTGTGCGCGTGCGCCATCCCTTGGAGCAGCCAGGAGGTGTCCGCCAGCAAGGAGCTGCCGCTGCACGAGCGCATCCAGCATGGCGTGCGCTTCAACTACAACACCCGCGCGCTGATGCCGGCCAAGCAGCCCTCCGTGCAGCTCCAGGATGAGATTGCCCGCCGGTTCCAGATCTCCAGCGATCCCATCGCCGTCTACACGAAGACGCTCGAGGAGGCGAAGGAGGTCTACGACGAGCTCACCGGCCACCCGGAGAAGTACAAGTCCATCGACCAGGTGGTGAGCATCTACACGTTCGTGCCTCCGCCGGAGAACGCGAAGGCCAACGCGAAGATCCTCCAGGAGTGGCAGGAGGAGCTGAAGGAGATCGACGTCGCCGCCCTGCCGCCCGAGATGCAAGAGAAGGCCGGCATCTTCAAGAAGATGTTGGAGGCTCGGCCCTTCGACGTGAACGGCGTGCCGGACATCTACGCCAAGCAGTTCCGTCACCTGCCGGAGACCAAGCTGGAGAACCACGGCTTCCTCACGTTCATCTACCCGAGCGTGGACCTGTGGGACGGCAAGCTGATGCTCCAGTTCGCCGACGAGACGAGCGTCATCAAGACCGCCTCCGGCAAGGAGTTCCGCTCCGCCGGCGCCGCGCAGCTCTACGCGCGGCTGGCGCGCATCGTCCTCAAGGACGGCCAGCTCACCGTCATCCTGGTGGCGCTGTGGATCCTCATCATGCACTTCGCGGACTTCCGCAGCGTGCCGCTGGCGCTCGCGTCCGTCATCCCGCTCACCGTGGGCTTGGCGATGATGCTGGGGTTCATGTCGATCTTCGATCTGCGGCTGAACTTCATGAACATCATCATCCTGCCCATCCTCCTGGGCTTCGGGGTGAGCCACGGCCTCTATCTGTTGCACCGCTTCCTGGAAGGCACCTCGCCGGTGGTGGCGCTGCGCAGCGTGGGCGCCGCGGTGGCCTCCTCGACACTGACGGCGGTGTCCGGCTTCGCCGCGCTGCTGGCGGCCAGCCACATCGGCCTGCGCTCCATGGGCGTGGTCGCCTGCATCGGTCTCATCACCACGCTGCTGGTGTCCTTCACGGTGCTCGCCGCGGTGATGCAGCTGATGCACGACCGGCGCGTGCGCAAGAGCGGGCAGCGGCCGCCCTCGGACGGCACGGCCTCCGGTGGAGGCAGCGGCAGCGAGACCCGGGCGGCCTGA
- a CDS encoding CoA pyrophosphatase — protein sequence MDALFDRLEAQLASHPPRPLNLPGLVLRESAVLVPLFERDGVPHVLFTRRPAHLRNHANQFSFPGGGRDAEDLTPLHTALRETEEELGIDRNRVRVIGMLDELPTVTSFRIQPFVGIIPSDGQYRPNADEVAFILEVPLAGLMDPSIRRTEQRTWEGVEYDVYFYTYDSHVIWGATARILYNLLEHIAQMPSGSATPLAGSGTG from the coding sequence GTGGACGCTCTCTTCGACAGACTGGAGGCGCAGCTCGCCTCCCACCCGCCCCGGCCCCTGAACCTGCCGGGATTGGTGCTGCGCGAGTCCGCGGTGCTCGTCCCGCTGTTCGAGCGCGACGGCGTGCCTCATGTCCTCTTCACGCGCCGTCCCGCTCACCTGCGCAACCACGCCAACCAGTTCTCCTTCCCCGGTGGAGGCCGCGACGCGGAGGACCTCACGCCTCTGCACACCGCACTCCGCGAGACCGAGGAGGAGCTCGGCATCGACCGCAACCGGGTGCGGGTGATCGGGATGCTGGATGAGCTTCCCACCGTCACCTCGTTCCGCATCCAGCCGTTCGTGGGCATCATCCCCAGCGACGGGCAGTACCGACCCAACGCCGATGAGGTGGCGTTCATCCTCGAGGTGCCTCTGGCGGGGTTGATGGACCCGTCCATTCGCCGCACCGAGCAGCGCACATGGGAGGGTGTGGAGTACGACGTGTACTTCTACACGTACGACTCGCACGTCATCTGGGGCGCCACGGCGCGCATCCTCTACAACCTGCTGGAGCACATCGCGCAGATGCCCTCGGGCAGCGCCACGCCCCTGGCGGGCAGCGGTACCGGGTGA
- a CDS encoding YchJ family protein, with protein sequence MPPAPPCPCSSGLRYSQCCAPYHRGQAEPPDAEALMRSRYSAFAMREVAWLWKSLHPDHPDRKRPEAEASRELRTYLQTHQFPGLVVMDRRPPDEQGVAQVLFFAKVFEKGKDRSFVERSDFRHDGTGWRYHSGVLKLPRELKGPPEALTLATFPE encoded by the coding sequence ATGCCCCCTGCCCCACCCTGCCCCTGTTCGTCTGGCCTTCGCTACAGCCAGTGCTGCGCGCCCTACCACCGTGGCCAGGCCGAGCCTCCCGACGCCGAGGCGCTCATGCGCTCCCGCTACAGCGCCTTTGCGATGCGCGAGGTAGCCTGGCTCTGGAAGTCCCTGCACCCGGATCACCCGGACCGGAAACGGCCGGAGGCCGAGGCGTCACGTGAGCTGCGCACCTACCTGCAGACCCACCAGTTCCCAGGGCTGGTGGTCATGGACCGCCGGCCACCGGACGAGCAGGGCGTGGCGCAGGTGCTCTTCTTCGCCAAGGTGTTCGAGAAGGGAAAGGACCGCTCGTTCGTGGAGCGCTCGGACTTCCGCCACGACGGGACGGGCTGGCGCTACCACTCCGGGGTGCTGAAGCTTCCTCGCGAGCTGAAGGGCCCGCCCGAGGCCCTCACGCTGGCGACCTTCCCGGAGTGA
- a CDS encoding undecaprenyl-diphosphate phosphatase, giving the protein MSLIEAIVLGLVQGLTEFLPISSTAHLRIVPELLGWKDPGAAYSAVIQLGTVAAVLIYFRGDLVKLTVAFFQGLARRQPFATLESRLAWFVLVGTLPIGICGLAFKKHIESSLRSLYIISTSLIVLAIILFIVERVASHQRTVADMRWKDAIIIGAWQSVALIPGSSRSGTTLTGALSLGLRREDAARYSFLLSIPATTLAGVFELKHLLEAETRPSTVALATGTLVAFASGWAAIAWLLRYLRTRSTMIFVVYRVALGLVLIGLLQAGVLKPLSGVENVATNPSEPTKPPVEKQVTD; this is encoded by the coding sequence ATGAGTCTCATCGAAGCCATCGTCCTCGGGCTGGTCCAGGGGCTCACTGAGTTCCTTCCCATCAGCTCCACCGCGCACCTGCGCATCGTCCCGGAGCTGCTCGGCTGGAAGGATCCCGGTGCGGCCTACTCTGCCGTCATCCAGCTGGGCACGGTGGCCGCCGTGCTCATCTACTTCCGCGGCGACCTGGTGAAGCTCACCGTCGCCTTCTTCCAGGGGCTCGCGCGCCGCCAGCCGTTCGCCACCCTGGAGTCCCGCCTGGCGTGGTTCGTGCTCGTGGGCACCCTGCCCATCGGCATCTGCGGGCTCGCGTTCAAGAAGCACATCGAGAGCTCCCTGCGCTCGCTCTACATCATCTCCACCAGCCTCATCGTCCTGGCCATCATCCTCTTCATCGTGGAGCGCGTGGCCTCGCACCAGCGGACCGTGGCTGACATGCGCTGGAAGGATGCCATCATCATCGGCGCGTGGCAGTCCGTGGCGCTCATCCCGGGCTCGTCGCGCTCGGGCACCACGCTCACGGGAGCGCTGTCGCTCGGGCTGCGGCGCGAGGATGCCGCCCGGTACTCCTTCTTGCTCTCCATTCCCGCCACGACGCTCGCGGGCGTCTTCGAGCTCAAGCATCTGCTGGAGGCGGAGACCCGGCCGTCCACCGTGGCTCTGGCCACGGGGACCCTCGTCGCGTTCGCCTCGGGCTGGGCCGCCATCGCGTGGCTGCTGCGCTACCTGCGCACGCGCTCGACGATGATCTTCGTCGTGTACCGCGTGGCGCTCGGGCTGGTGCTGATCGGCCTGCTCCAGGCCGGCGTGCTCAAGCCGCTCTCGGGCGTGGAGAACGTCGCAACGAATCCGTCGGAGCCTACGAAGCCCCCCGTGGAAAAGCAGGTCACCGACTGA
- a CDS encoding MgtC/SapB family protein, producing MDERTLIARLALALVLGGLLGLERELRGHAAGLRTHLLVSLGSCLFTLVSVTAGQAVDSAEPSFIRADVTRIASQIVVGIGFLGGGAIFRHGTSVHGLTTAANLWLTASVGLAAGFGFFLGASVTVGFALVVLVGLRPVEHWIERFSKRHRIAKDSQREPEAPRSPPQS from the coding sequence GTGGACGAGCGCACCCTCATCGCGCGCCTGGCGCTGGCCCTGGTGCTGGGCGGGCTGCTCGGGCTGGAGCGGGAGCTGCGCGGGCATGCCGCCGGCCTGCGCACGCACCTGCTCGTGAGCCTGGGCTCTTGCCTCTTCACGTTGGTCAGCGTCACCGCGGGACAGGCGGTCGACAGCGCTGAGCCCTCGTTCATCCGGGCTGACGTGACCCGCATCGCCAGCCAGATTGTCGTGGGCATCGGCTTCCTGGGGGGCGGCGCCATCTTCCGCCACGGCACCTCCGTGCACGGGCTCACCACCGCCGCCAACCTCTGGCTCACGGCCTCCGTGGGCCTCGCGGCGGGCTTCGGCTTCTTCCTGGGCGCCTCCGTGACCGTGGGCTTCGCGCTCGTGGTGCTCGTGGGCTTGCGCCCCGTGGAGCACTGGATCGAGCGCTTCAGCAAGCGCCACCGCATCGCGAAGGATTCACAGCGAGAACCCGAGGCACCTCGTTCTCCTCCTCAGAGCTGA